In Mongoliitalea daihaiensis, one DNA window encodes the following:
- a CDS encoding glycosyltransferase family 2 protein yields the protein MQKAAIVILNYNGRQVLETFLPSVVKYSTFPIIIADNCSQDDSVDFLQKHFSKLQVIQLSKNYGFAQGYNLTLEQLKGSFEFFILLNSDVEVTHRWDIDLIEWLDASPDAVSVQPKILSAQNHTVFDYAGAGGGYLDQLGYPFCRGRILESVEEDHGQYNDIVPVDWSSGACMAVRANDFFDFGGFDRQFFAHMEEIDLCWRWRNAGLQPYYNGHIQVYHFGGGTLSRSNSTKVYLNFRNSLLMNRKNLHGFGFAWVYAHRLVLDVVAMLFFLVKGQLGFVKAVLKAHLDYGKMSKNIITSSHSHGHAKKKRPYAILWHYYGLGYRMFSPSLIE from the coding sequence ATGCAAAAGGCTGCAATTGTCATATTAAATTATAACGGAAGGCAAGTTTTGGAAACGTTCTTGCCCTCCGTTGTCAAGTATTCTACTTTTCCTATTATCATTGCTGACAACTGCAGTCAGGATGATTCGGTTGATTTTCTTCAAAAGCATTTTTCAAAGCTTCAAGTGATTCAACTCTCCAAGAATTATGGCTTTGCTCAGGGGTATAACCTCACGCTGGAGCAGCTAAAAGGTTCTTTTGAGTTTTTTATACTGTTAAATTCAGATGTAGAGGTCACCCATCGTTGGGATATTGACCTGATTGAATGGCTTGATGCTTCTCCTGATGCCGTTTCTGTGCAGCCTAAAATCCTTTCCGCTCAAAATCACACAGTATTTGATTATGCCGGTGCAGGAGGTGGATATTTGGATCAATTGGGTTATCCCTTTTGTAGGGGAAGAATTTTGGAATCGGTAGAAGAAGATCATGGACAGTACAATGACATTGTTCCTGTGGATTGGTCCTCTGGTGCATGTATGGCGGTTAGAGCCAATGATTTTTTTGATTTTGGAGGCTTTGATAGGCAATTTTTTGCCCACATGGAGGAAATAGATTTATGTTGGCGTTGGAGAAATGCAGGTTTGCAGCCGTACTACAATGGACATATTCAAGTGTATCATTTTGGAGGAGGAACCCTTTCCAGGAGTAACAGTACCAAAGTTTATTTGAATTTCAGGAACAGTCTCTTGATGAACCGCAAAAATCTTCATGGATTTGGATTTGCATGGGTATATGCACATCGACTCGTCTTGGATGTGGTGGCTATGTTGTTTTTCCTTGTAAAAGGTCAATTAGGGTTCGTTAAAGCAGTTTTGAAGGCGCACTTGGATTATGGAAAGATGTCGAAGAATATCATTACTTCTTCCCACTCGCATGGACATGCAAAGAAAAAGAGACCATATGCTATACTTTGGCATTATTATGGTCTAGGGTATCGTATGTTTTCTCCGAGTTTAATCGAATAA
- the pflA gene encoding pyruvate formate-lyase-activating protein yields MGSNKLARSRYELKTSGNEENSELPEVTIHPELLTTSTIQSHIDDGSIGYVHSYEIGSTMDGPGIRFVLFLTGCKLRCQYCHNPDTWNIRNGKPYAFEKMMRKIYPYIEALKISKGGLTISGGEPGLQHAFVKRIFKAAKKLGLHTCLDTSGFLGANFSDEDLMDIDLHLLDIKSGDPEIYRRVTKQSIEPTLALATRLSKLKRPIWVRFVLVPGLTDSWENVEKVADICADIQSLERVEILRFHQLGKSKWEQLGINYSLAETETPSQELVERVREQFKARNLVVY; encoded by the coding sequence ATGGGTTCAAATAAATTAGCGCGTAGCAGGTATGAACTTAAAACTTCTGGTAATGAGGAAAACTCTGAGTTACCAGAAGTAACTATTCATCCCGAACTGCTCACCACCTCTACCATACAGTCTCACATAGACGATGGCTCCATAGGCTATGTGCATTCCTATGAAATCGGAAGTACCATGGATGGTCCTGGCATTCGTTTCGTTTTATTTTTGACAGGCTGTAAACTGCGTTGTCAGTATTGCCACAATCCAGACACATGGAACATCAGAAATGGCAAGCCATATGCCTTTGAAAAAATGATGCGAAAAATCTACCCGTATATAGAGGCATTGAAAATTTCCAAGGGGGGACTAACGATATCAGGTGGAGAACCAGGCTTGCAGCATGCATTTGTAAAAAGGATTTTCAAAGCTGCAAAAAAATTAGGGCTGCATACCTGCTTGGATACCTCTGGATTTTTAGGAGCTAATTTTTCTGATGAGGATTTGATGGATATAGACCTTCATCTGCTTGACATCAAGTCAGGGGATCCGGAAATTTATAGACGGGTCACAAAGCAATCCATTGAACCAACTTTAGCGTTAGCTACCAGGCTCTCTAAGCTTAAAAGACCTATTTGGGTTCGCTTTGTATTGGTTCCCGGACTGACTGACAGTTGGGAAAATGTAGAAAAAGTAGCCGATATCTGTGCCGACATACAATCCCTAGAGCGGGTTGAAATCTTACGATTTCATCAGCTGGGAAAAAGTAAATGGGAACAATTAGGTATCAATTACTCATTGGCTGAAACCGAAACGCCTTCTCAAGAACTCGTGGAAAGGGTTCGTGAACAGTTTAAAGCGAGAAATCTCGTCGTTTACTGA
- a CDS encoding T9SS type A sorting domain-containing protein, with product MVYPNPDHKEVNVLVDLNESASIEIRLFDAMGRVVIQESSYRDATFIQTLNLESLSARMYIVQVKIGKIIMTERLVKK from the coding sequence ATTGTATATCCAAATCCTGATCATAAGGAAGTAAATGTTTTGGTAGATTTAAATGAAAGTGCCTCCATAGAAATCCGATTATTTGATGCCATGGGTAGGGTGGTCATTCAAGAAAGCAGCTACCGTGATGCAACATTCATCCAAACTTTAAATCTAGAAAGCTTGAGCGCTAGAATGTACATTGTCCAAGTCAAAATCGGAAAGATTATCATGACCGAACGATTGGTCAAAAAATAA
- a CDS encoding PspC domain-containing protein, giving the protein MNKIKLFFEESAFGVCSKLGERLNFPIDSIRLFFIYSSFITLGSPIIVYVSMAMMMKMRKYLRKMNNPVLFD; this is encoded by the coding sequence ATGAACAAAATTAAACTCTTTTTCGAAGAAAGTGCCTTCGGCGTTTGCAGCAAGTTAGGAGAAAGACTCAACTTCCCAATTGACAGCATCCGTTTGTTCTTTATTTACAGTTCATTTATCACCTTAGGTTCGCCTATCATCGTGTATGTATCCATGGCCATGATGATGAAAATGCGCAAATACCTTAGAAAAATGAACAATCCTGTCTTATTCGATTAA
- the nhaA gene encoding Na+/H+ antiporter NhaA, giving the protein MNSGKLKFSALSPLIQFIQKSTFSSFLLFFAALLALILANTPANSHIQWILSQKIGFSIGEFSVYKSLLLWINDGLMSIFFFVVGLELKREIIAGELSNPKNVLMPIVGAIGGMLIPASIYIAFNAGNGTESMNGWGIPMATDIAFALGVLYLLGPRVPIQLKVFLTALAIIDDIGAVLVVALFYTSEISTFNLTIGLGILSLMFALNLLGVRRVFIFAVLGIGGVWLATLLSGVHATIAAVLAAFAIPADRRIDKSDYLNSISSLTKKFKTANKAEKDEYLLSADEENIIGEIKRISKASISPLQRLERSMHGLVIYFVMPVFALANAGVVIDSDWMEMITSPVALGVGLGLLLGKIIGIFGLSMLGIKMKLFAMPVGLNARLLLGISFLAAIGFTMSLFINSLAFETVIYQEQAKMGILLASLISGLTGYSLIKRELNKLEKATETPEMLDKKEKGKVLVG; this is encoded by the coding sequence ATGAATTCGGGAAAGTTAAAGTTCAGTGCCTTGAGTCCGTTGATTCAATTCATTCAAAAGAGTACATTCAGCTCTTTCTTGTTGTTCTTTGCGGCATTATTGGCGCTAATTTTAGCGAATACGCCTGCCAATAGTCATATCCAATGGATCCTCAGCCAAAAAATAGGATTCAGCATAGGTGAGTTCAGCGTGTACAAATCACTTTTATTATGGATCAATGATGGCTTGATGTCCATATTTTTCTTCGTTGTAGGTTTAGAATTGAAGAGAGAGATCATAGCGGGCGAATTATCCAATCCTAAAAATGTCTTAATGCCGATTGTAGGTGCTATCGGCGGCATGTTGATACCAGCATCGATTTACATTGCTTTCAATGCAGGTAATGGAACAGAAAGCATGAATGGCTGGGGAATACCCATGGCAACCGATATCGCTTTTGCTTTGGGTGTGTTATACCTCTTAGGGCCGAGGGTTCCGATTCAATTGAAAGTTTTCTTAACCGCACTAGCAATTATTGATGATATCGGCGCTGTATTGGTGGTAGCTCTATTTTATACCTCAGAAATCTCCACATTCAATCTAACCATAGGCTTAGGGATTTTAAGCTTGATGTTTGCCCTTAATCTCTTGGGCGTCCGTAGAGTATTTATCTTTGCGGTATTGGGTATTGGAGGTGTATGGTTAGCAACGCTATTATCGGGTGTTCATGCTACTATCGCAGCGGTCTTAGCAGCTTTCGCAATTCCAGCGGATAGAAGAATTGATAAGTCTGATTACTTAAATTCCATCAGCAGCCTTACAAAAAAGTTTAAAACGGCCAATAAAGCTGAAAAAGATGAGTATTTGCTTTCAGCAGATGAAGAGAACATTATAGGTGAGATCAAGCGTATTTCAAAGGCATCGATTTCCCCCTTACAGCGATTAGAGCGCAGTATGCATGGATTGGTGATTTACTTTGTTATGCCCGTGTTTGCTTTAGCCAATGCCGGAGTTGTAATTGATAGTGATTGGATGGAAATGATTACCAGTCCAGTCGCATTAGGTGTAGGATTAGGGCTTTTACTCGGTAAGATTATAGGCATTTTTGGTTTATCAATGCTAGGAATCAAAATGAAGTTATTCGCTATGCCTGTTGGGTTGAACGCTCGTCTGCTACTCGGGATTTCTTTTTTGGCAGCCATTGGTTTTACCATGTCTCTATTTATCAATTCTCTTGCTTTTGAAACTGTCATTTACCAAGAGCAAGCAAAAATGGGAATCCTGTTAGCTTCCCTGATTTCAGGTTTGACTGGATACAGCCTTATCAAACGTGAATTAAATAAACTGGAAAAAGCAACTGAAACACCAGAAATGCTTGACAAAAAAGAGAAAGGAAAAGTGCTTGTAGGTTAG
- a CDS encoding tetratricopeptide repeat protein: protein MCNLFVNQMVKSYKVLFFSFLMMLCLSSCSPRIQSIDGMLDGIKANPEVLILHRDSVRFTISGSIPLKFLNKDARVLLYPEYVYAGTALRLGEIIPFDGVFNQAVGEAQFSTNYLIPFLPGMEKGELQIRPVYQLKDKLYTGSAKVLGVGVTTVPLLTRMSQVRSDQPIPDIGVYLTTDFSGINSTENRSYEASFQLGRDRLVGNEMPAALQNLLQRGERGKTVRSIRITGLHSPETDETRDHNLAEKRAQSLRLQLENLGKKYPIETNFRKNDWFDFRVLLAEYSGIDDKLKERYIDILTSSESYESKLSSLKRLPQYAKVSKELFPKLRIAKVSITLANNDFTNPEIAASVYKLLMEGKAMEGFSQEHLIYAGEKAVRLQEKEMIYKKLTELYPSVLAFNNLGVVYINQAQREINLQKRRALISSAIRVFRQANGIQVTAEVYHNLGRAYLLNDNYFEAYVAISQASGMSGSVDREFVRMNEALRGALDIINGDYRLALIRFEQAPENEENFFNKGLAYFLMSDYANAVVAFEESSQLNRTSGYGFYGLAMVAAVNGDREAVYEYISRAVQTNEYLRSLAPTDMIFFKFFDDERYLRAIRGEG from the coding sequence ATGTGCAATTTATTTGTGAATCAAATGGTTAAAAGTTATAAAGTTTTGTTTTTCTCTTTTTTGATGATGCTTTGTTTGTCTTCTTGTAGTCCTCGGATACAATCTATTGATGGTATGTTGGACGGAATCAAGGCAAACCCAGAAGTATTGATTTTGCACAGGGACTCTGTTCGATTTACCATTAGCGGCTCTATTCCATTAAAATTTCTCAACAAAGATGCACGGGTGTTATTGTATCCTGAATATGTCTATGCAGGTACGGCTCTTCGATTGGGAGAAATAATTCCGTTTGATGGGGTGTTTAACCAAGCGGTTGGGGAGGCGCAATTTTCAACCAACTACCTGATCCCATTTTTGCCAGGTATGGAAAAGGGAGAGCTACAAATACGGCCTGTTTATCAACTAAAAGATAAACTGTACACAGGAAGTGCTAAGGTACTTGGTGTGGGTGTGACAACTGTACCCTTATTGACTCGCATGAGTCAGGTGCGTAGCGATCAGCCTATTCCAGACATAGGTGTTTATTTGACAACTGATTTTTCAGGTATTAATTCTACAGAAAACAGGTCCTACGAAGCGAGCTTTCAACTGGGAAGAGATCGGTTGGTAGGGAATGAGATGCCAGCTGCTTTGCAAAATTTACTGCAAAGAGGGGAACGCGGTAAAACAGTGCGGTCCATCCGGATTACAGGCTTACATTCGCCGGAAACAGACGAAACGAGAGACCACAATTTGGCTGAAAAAAGAGCACAATCTCTTCGTTTACAGCTTGAGAATTTAGGGAAAAAATATCCAATTGAAACCAATTTTAGAAAAAATGATTGGTTTGACTTTCGGGTACTGTTGGCGGAATATTCAGGGATTGATGATAAGTTAAAAGAGCGTTACATAGATATTCTTACATCTAGTGAATCATACGAATCAAAACTTTCTAGCTTAAAACGATTGCCACAATATGCGAAGGTCTCCAAGGAACTTTTTCCAAAATTACGGATAGCTAAAGTGAGTATCACATTAGCCAATAATGATTTTACCAATCCGGAAATTGCGGCAAGTGTTTATAAATTATTAATGGAGGGTAAAGCGATGGAAGGGTTTTCTCAGGAACATTTAATTTATGCTGGGGAAAAGGCCGTTCGACTTCAGGAAAAGGAAATGATTTACAAGAAGCTAACAGAATTATACCCCTCTGTGCTTGCGTTTAATAATCTTGGGGTTGTGTATATCAATCAAGCGCAACGGGAGATCAATCTTCAAAAACGTAGAGCTTTGATTTCTTCTGCAATACGTGTGTTTAGACAGGCAAATGGAATACAGGTAACAGCAGAAGTATACCATAACTTGGGGAGAGCTTACTTATTAAATGACAACTATTTTGAAGCTTACGTAGCTATATCTCAAGCCTCCGGAATGAGTGGTAGTGTAGACAGGGAGTTTGTCCGAATGAATGAGGCATTGCGTGGTGCCTTAGATATCATTAATGGGGATTATCGTCTAGCCCTGATCCGGTTTGAGCAAGCACCTGAAAACGAAGAGAATTTTTTTAACAAAGGATTAGCATATTTTCTGATGAGCGATTACGCCAATGCCGTGGTTGCATTTGAAGAAAGTTCTCAATTGAATCGTACTTCAGGATATGGTTTTTATGGACTGGCCATGGTTGCTGCTGTAAATGGAGACCGTGAAGCTGTCTATGAATATATCAGTAGGGCAGTTCAAACCAATGAGTATCTCAGAAGCTTGGCACCAACGGATATGATCTTTTTTAAGTTCTTCGATGATGAACGATACTTGAGGGCGATTAGAGGAGAGGGGTAA
- a CDS encoding YbaB/EbfC family nucleoid-associated protein encodes MFDLMGMMGKVKEAQAKIKETQAKLVHLRAVGESGAGLVKVEVNGHRQVMKIEMDDSLINPSDKEMLSDLIVAATNKAMEEIELKIKNEMKAATEGMIPNIPGMDFGNMF; translated from the coding sequence ATGTTTGATTTGATGGGTATGATGGGTAAGGTAAAGGAAGCCCAAGCCAAAATAAAGGAGACTCAGGCCAAATTAGTCCACCTGCGTGCAGTGGGAGAATCAGGTGCAGGTTTAGTAAAAGTGGAGGTCAATGGTCATAGACAAGTCATGAAGATCGAAATGGATGATTCTCTTATAAATCCTAGTGATAAAGAAATGCTGAGTGATCTGATTGTTGCTGCTACTAACAAAGCAATGGAAGAGATAGAGCTGAAGATCAAAAATGAAATGAAGGCTGCCACCGAAGGTATGATTCCGAATATTCCTGGAATGGACTTTGGAAACATGTTTTAA
- a CDS encoding ABC-F family ATP-binding cassette domain-containing protein, with the protein MISVDNISVIHGGHALFSDISFSINPTDKIALMGKNGAGKSTMLKIIAGATKPSKGGVSAPKDAIIAYLPQHLLTDDQATVFEETSKAFASYLSLKEEIDRLNEELTVRTDYDSEEYYKIIERVSEVSEKFYSIEEVNYEEEVEKVLLGLGFEREDFHRPTSEFSGGWRMRIELAKILLQKPDLILLDEPTNHLDIESIQWLEDFLRDKAKAVVVISHDRAFVDNITNRTIEVTMGRIYDYKAKYSHYLELRKERREQQQKHYEEQQKMIAETQQFIERFKGTYSKTLQVQSRVKMLEKLELVEVDEVDTSALRLRFPPSPRSGKYPVIVEELSKSYGDHVVFKDASMTIERGQKVAFVGKNGEGKSTMIKAIMGEIDYEGKCELGHNSMIGYFAQNQASQLDENLTIFETIDQIAVGEIRSKIKDLLGAFMFKGDDINKKVKVLSGGEKTRLAMIKLLLEPVNLLILDEPTNHLDMRTKDIIKDALKDFDGTLILVSHDRDFLDGLASKVFEFGQKRVKEHFEDINGFLRNKKLENLREVERK; encoded by the coding sequence ATGATTTCAGTCGATAATATCTCCGTCATCCATGGTGGACATGCCTTGTTTAGCGATATTTCTTTTTCTATTAACCCAACAGATAAAATCGCTTTGATGGGCAAAAATGGTGCTGGCAAATCCACCATGCTCAAAATCATAGCAGGTGCTACCAAACCCTCCAAAGGAGGAGTTTCTGCACCTAAAGATGCTATCATTGCTTACTTACCCCAACATTTACTTACGGATGATCAAGCGACTGTTTTTGAAGAAACCTCCAAAGCATTTGCCTCTTATTTGAGTTTGAAGGAGGAAATCGATCGCTTGAATGAAGAGTTGACTGTCCGAACCGACTATGATTCGGAAGAATATTATAAAATCATCGAACGGGTTTCCGAAGTATCTGAAAAATTTTACTCCATAGAGGAAGTAAACTATGAAGAAGAAGTTGAAAAAGTCCTTCTTGGACTAGGCTTTGAACGCGAAGATTTCCATCGTCCAACATCGGAATTTTCAGGTGGCTGGCGTATGCGTATTGAACTCGCAAAAATCCTTTTACAAAAACCTGACTTGATTTTGTTGGATGAGCCTACCAATCACTTGGATATCGAATCTATTCAGTGGCTAGAGGACTTCCTGAGAGACAAAGCAAAAGCCGTTGTTGTAATTTCCCACGACCGTGCTTTCGTGGACAACATTACCAATCGTACCATTGAAGTGACGATGGGTAGAATTTATGATTATAAAGCAAAATACAGTCATTACCTCGAACTAAGAAAAGAGCGTAGAGAGCAGCAACAAAAGCATTACGAAGAACAACAAAAGATGATTGCTGAGACCCAGCAATTTATTGAACGCTTCAAAGGCACATACTCCAAAACCTTGCAGGTACAATCCCGAGTGAAGATGCTCGAAAAATTGGAATTGGTTGAAGTAGATGAGGTAGACACTTCAGCACTACGCCTGCGCTTCCCTCCTTCTCCACGCTCCGGGAAATATCCTGTAATCGTAGAAGAACTTTCTAAATCTTATGGTGATCATGTAGTATTCAAGGATGCTTCTATGACTATTGAGCGTGGCCAAAAAGTAGCCTTTGTTGGTAAAAACGGGGAAGGCAAATCCACCATGATCAAAGCCATCATGGGTGAAATCGACTATGAAGGCAAATGTGAACTAGGACATAACTCCATGATTGGATACTTTGCTCAAAACCAAGCATCTCAATTGGATGAGAATCTCACAATTTTTGAAACAATCGACCAAATAGCTGTAGGTGAAATCAGATCCAAGATTAAGGATTTACTAGGTGCGTTTATGTTTAAAGGAGATGACATCAACAAAAAAGTAAAGGTATTGTCTGGTGGAGAAAAAACCCGTCTAGCAATGATCAAGCTTTTATTGGAACCGGTCAACTTGCTTATCCTCGATGAGCCTACCAATCACTTGGATATGCGTACCAAAGACATTATTAAAGACGCTTTAAAGGATTTTGATGGCACGTTGATTCTCGTATCTCACGATCGAGACTTCCTAGATGGTTTGGCTTCCAAAGTATTTGAGTTCGGACAAAAACGTGTAAAAGAACATTTCGAAGACATCAACGGTTTCCTCCGAAATAAAAAACTTGAAAATCTAAGAGAAGTAGAGAGAAAGTGA